The proteins below come from a single Beutenbergia cavernae DSM 12333 genomic window:
- a CDS encoding carbohydrate ABC transporter permease codes for MSRRRSRETPRWYWYLIGLALTAAYVLPMAYVLLAAVTPTGQAIGKVPDGLAWSNFVDAFAQQEFGRFAINSIVVAVVSTVVQVALAMTAGYALAKLPVPGARSHLVLLIALLVVPPEIIMVPLFVLAARLPLVGGNDILGQGGQGLVDSLPGLVIPHLISALAIFLMRQFYKDLPDELADAARVDGAGELAIFWRIYTPLVLPAVAVVAIFALQSAWNDFLWPLVMTRSVEQRTLQLGLTSFFQEHSTQWNYLMAVVLVISIPVVALFLWAQRWFRGDVMSGAVK; via the coding sequence ATGAGCCGGCGACGGTCACGGGAGACCCCCCGGTGGTACTGGTACCTCATCGGCCTGGCACTGACGGCCGCGTACGTGCTGCCGATGGCGTACGTCCTCCTCGCCGCCGTGACGCCCACCGGCCAGGCCATCGGGAAGGTGCCCGACGGCCTCGCGTGGTCGAACTTCGTCGACGCCTTCGCGCAGCAGGAGTTCGGCCGGTTCGCGATCAACAGCATCGTCGTCGCCGTGGTCTCGACGGTGGTCCAGGTCGCGCTCGCGATGACCGCCGGGTACGCGCTCGCGAAGCTCCCCGTGCCCGGCGCCCGGAGCCACCTGGTCCTGCTCATCGCGCTGCTCGTCGTGCCGCCGGAGATCATCATGGTGCCGCTGTTCGTGCTCGCGGCACGCCTGCCGCTCGTCGGGGGCAACGACATCCTCGGGCAGGGCGGTCAGGGCCTGGTCGACTCGCTCCCCGGCCTCGTAATCCCCCACCTCATCAGCGCCCTGGCGATCTTCCTCATGCGCCAGTTCTACAAGGACCTCCCTGACGAGCTAGCCGACGCCGCACGCGTCGACGGCGCAGGAGAGCTCGCGATCTTCTGGCGGATCTACACGCCGCTGGTGCTGCCCGCCGTCGCGGTCGTCGCGATCTTCGCCCTGCAGAGCGCCTGGAACGACTTCCTCTGGCCTCTCGTGATGACGCGCTCGGTGGAGCAGCGCACGCTCCAGCTCGGGCTGACCTCGTTCTTCCAGGAGCACTCGACCCAGTGGAACTACCTGATGGCGGTGGTCCTCGTGATCAGCATCCCGGTGGTCGCGCTCTTCCTCTGGGCGCAGCGGTGGTTCCGCGGTGACGTCATGTCCGGAGCCGTGAAATGA
- a CDS encoding carbohydrate ABC transporter permease, producing MTTTTAVVRPGARAADPPRAGGRTRRRPSRQWRIQERWAWLFVALPMLLFAIFVLIPAGMALVLSFSNYSIIGDTGWVGIDNYTKLFLDPYFFIALRNTAWYTLMFVPLGLIVAISTALLLNRNVRVAGLFRTLFYIPVVSSTVATATIWYWLLNPQFGMLNVALGWFGIDGPAWLYDSAWAMPAIVLMSVWAGFGTNMMIYLGGLQGIPPQLYESARTDGASGWQQFRFITMPSLSRTTFLVSTLLVIGAFQVFDQAYVLTKGGPGNSTITLVYYIYTQGFGNLEMGYASAISFVLFAIIAVFALINVRITGRDNT from the coding sequence ATGACGACGACGACAGCGGTGGTGCGTCCGGGCGCGCGGGCGGCGGATCCGCCGCGCGCGGGCGGGCGCACCCGACGACGGCCGTCGCGCCAGTGGCGGATCCAGGAACGGTGGGCGTGGCTCTTCGTCGCCCTGCCCATGCTCCTGTTCGCGATCTTCGTGCTGATCCCGGCCGGGATGGCGCTCGTGCTGAGCTTCAGCAACTACTCGATCATCGGCGACACGGGCTGGGTCGGGATCGACAACTACACGAAGCTCTTCCTCGACCCGTACTTCTTCATCGCGCTGCGGAACACGGCCTGGTACACGCTGATGTTCGTCCCGCTGGGGCTGATCGTGGCCATCTCGACGGCGCTGCTCCTCAACCGGAACGTGCGCGTGGCAGGGCTCTTCCGCACGCTGTTCTACATCCCGGTCGTCTCCTCGACGGTCGCGACCGCGACCATCTGGTACTGGCTGCTCAACCCGCAGTTCGGGATGCTCAACGTGGCGCTCGGGTGGTTCGGGATCGACGGCCCGGCGTGGCTGTACGACTCCGCGTGGGCGATGCCGGCGATCGTGCTCATGAGCGTGTGGGCCGGTTTCGGCACCAACATGATGATCTACCTGGGCGGCCTGCAGGGGATCCCGCCGCAGCTGTACGAGTCGGCGCGCACGGACGGCGCGTCCGGGTGGCAGCAGTTCCGCTTCATCACGATGCCGAGCCTGTCGCGGACGACGTTCCTCGTCTCGACCCTGCTCGTCATCGGCGCGTTCCAGGTCTTCGACCAGGCCTACGTCCTCACCAAGGGTGGCCCGGGCAACTCGACCATCACGCTCGTCTACTACATCTACACGCAGGGCTTCGGGAACCTCGAGATGGGCTACGCGTCGGCCATCTCGTTCGTGCTGTTCGCGATCATCGCGGTCTTCGCGCTCATCAACGTGCGGATCACGGGAAGGGACAACACATGA
- a CDS encoding alkaline phosphatase D family protein: MNRRPTVPAPTSTLARRSFLTIAGVASSGAVVAAAAPAVAAPAGPVPRDPLFTLGVASGDPHPDGVVLWTRLAPDPLATDGRGGMPDRVVPVTWEVAEDERFRRIVRRGVEHASAAWAHSVHAEVHGLRPDHTYWYRFRANGQASPAGRTRTAPAPGARLRELRFAFASCQNYSVGFFTALRHLAHEDVDFLVHLGDYIYEGDAAGDIGRAHLPAVELYSLTDYRLRYSQYKLDADLQAAHHAHPWIVAPDDHDLENNWAGDHSEPDDEPDQDPAVFRQRRAAAYQAYWENLPLRRSSMPRGPEMQVFRRLVFGDMLQLDVLDTRRFRDPQVTDQADRWNPERQILGPEQEAWLLAGLGAATARWKVLGSQVFMFDADTVTGPGERYGTDPWPGYAAARQRLFDGLAERDVDNFVVLSGDAHRSAAADLKLSFADEGSPTVGTEFLGTSLTSGKDGSDMDGTGTVWLAENPHLRFHNAQRGYQVCRLGRDEMHTEYRIVPYVTSPGAPITTRATVFVESGRPGVAHVSD, encoded by the coding sequence ATGAACCGGAGGCCCACCGTGCCAGCACCGACGTCCACCCTCGCCCGCCGTTCCTTCCTGACGATCGCCGGGGTCGCCTCGAGCGGCGCCGTCGTCGCCGCCGCGGCGCCCGCCGTCGCCGCTCCCGCCGGGCCCGTGCCGCGTGACCCGCTCTTCACGCTCGGGGTCGCCTCCGGCGACCCGCACCCGGACGGCGTCGTGCTCTGGACCCGGCTCGCCCCCGACCCGCTCGCGACCGACGGCCGCGGAGGCATGCCCGACCGCGTCGTCCCCGTCACGTGGGAGGTGGCCGAGGACGAGCGGTTCCGCCGGATCGTGCGCCGGGGGGTCGAGCACGCCAGCGCCGCGTGGGCTCACAGCGTCCACGCCGAGGTGCACGGACTGAGACCGGACCACACGTACTGGTACCGGTTCCGCGCCAACGGCCAGGCGAGCCCCGCGGGCCGGACACGGACAGCTCCCGCGCCCGGGGCGCGCCTGCGCGAGCTCAGGTTCGCGTTCGCGAGCTGCCAGAACTACTCGGTCGGCTTCTTCACGGCGCTGCGACACCTGGCCCACGAGGACGTCGACTTCCTCGTGCACCTCGGTGACTACATCTACGAGGGGGACGCGGCAGGCGACATCGGCCGCGCCCACCTCCCGGCGGTGGAGCTCTACTCGCTGACCGACTACCGCCTCCGGTACTCCCAGTACAAGCTCGACGCCGACCTTCAGGCGGCCCACCACGCCCACCCGTGGATCGTCGCGCCCGACGACCACGACCTGGAGAACAACTGGGCGGGCGACCACTCGGAGCCGGACGACGAACCGGACCAGGACCCGGCAGTCTTCCGGCAGCGGCGCGCCGCCGCGTACCAGGCGTACTGGGAGAACCTTCCGCTTCGCCGCTCCTCCATGCCCCGAGGTCCGGAGATGCAGGTCTTCCGGCGGCTCGTGTTCGGCGACATGCTGCAGCTCGACGTGCTCGACACCCGGCGCTTCCGGGATCCGCAGGTCACGGATCAGGCCGACCGGTGGAACCCCGAGCGCCAGATCCTCGGTCCGGAGCAGGAGGCGTGGCTGCTGGCCGGTCTCGGGGCTGCCACAGCGCGCTGGAAGGTGCTGGGCAGCCAGGTCTTCATGTTCGACGCCGACACGGTCACGGGTCCGGGCGAGCGGTACGGCACCGATCCGTGGCCCGGGTACGCCGCCGCCCGCCAGCGTCTGTTCGACGGTCTGGCAGAGCGCGACGTCGACAACTTCGTCGTGCTCTCCGGCGACGCACACCGGAGCGCGGCGGCGGACCTCAAGCTCAGCTTCGCGGACGAGGGCTCGCCGACAGTCGGCACGGAGTTCCTCGGCACGTCGTTGACGTCGGGCAAGGACGGATCCGACATGGACGGCACCGGCACCGTGTGGCTGGCGGAGAATCCTCACCTGCGCTTCCACAATGCGCAGCGGGGATACCAGGTGTGCCGGCTCGGGAGGGACGAGATGCACACGGAGTACCGCATCGTCCCCTACGTCACGAGCCCGGGCGCCCCGATCACGACGCGAGCGACGGTGTTCGTCGAGTCGGGGCGCCCCGGCGTCGCGCACGTCAGCGACTGA
- a CDS encoding ABC transporter substrate-binding protein, with amino-acid sequence MSRSISGTPLARRTVLGAGAASAAAFLAACSSGGNGGSSSGNGEGGELKLLLIGGSPELDTFVNETLLPEFADSSGYTVTLEKVDWGSAFQQVTTAAGTGTLADVLLIGGIWTAPLADRGALLALDDHVASWGDLDSFYPGMIEDGAFDGSQYALPLYSDTRTTLYRADLLEQAGADPSSLPRTWEEFRSLAEQIQAARVEGVTAAVDWGQDQSIGLQQTFAQLLLQAGGTYYDESGKAQFSSEPGVLALEYLTGFYRDGLADVNMQDQGTGPRALVAGQAAMTYTGTFTVRNAVDNAPEIVEQLVAGPPLIGPSGSPVTSAWINKLGIAASTDDPDGSWQLVEHMLSRANVEQLDALFGGLPARSDLTDAEYLTDTPPGFIEAAEHIVPQPAHPNMLQIAPEINTAMQDAIRNPDDVERVLADLDATIDEINGV; translated from the coding sequence ATGAGCCGATCCATCTCGGGGACACCGCTCGCCCGGCGGACCGTCCTCGGCGCCGGCGCCGCATCCGCCGCGGCATTCCTCGCGGCCTGCAGCAGTGGCGGCAACGGCGGGAGTAGCTCCGGGAACGGCGAGGGCGGCGAGCTGAAGCTGCTGCTCATCGGCGGCAGCCCCGAGCTCGACACGTTCGTCAACGAGACCCTGCTGCCCGAGTTCGCCGATTCGAGCGGCTACACGGTCACCCTCGAGAAGGTGGACTGGGGCTCCGCGTTCCAGCAGGTCACCACGGCCGCCGGTACCGGAACGCTGGCGGACGTGCTCCTCATCGGCGGCATCTGGACGGCGCCGCTCGCGGACCGGGGCGCCCTCCTCGCGCTCGACGACCACGTGGCGTCCTGGGGCGACCTCGACAGCTTCTACCCCGGGATGATCGAGGACGGCGCGTTCGACGGCTCGCAGTATGCCCTCCCGCTCTACTCCGACACGCGCACCACGCTCTACCGCGCCGACCTCCTCGAGCAGGCGGGCGCCGACCCGAGCTCCCTGCCGAGGACCTGGGAGGAGTTCCGTTCCCTCGCGGAGCAGATCCAGGCCGCCCGAGTCGAGGGCGTCACTGCCGCCGTCGACTGGGGCCAGGACCAGAGCATCGGCCTGCAGCAGACGTTCGCCCAGCTCCTGCTGCAGGCGGGCGGCACCTACTACGACGAGTCGGGAAAGGCGCAGTTCTCCTCCGAACCCGGGGTCCTGGCGCTCGAGTACCTGACGGGGTTCTACCGGGACGGCCTCGCCGACGTGAACATGCAGGACCAGGGCACCGGACCGCGCGCGCTCGTCGCGGGCCAGGCGGCGATGACGTACACCGGCACCTTCACGGTCCGCAACGCCGTCGACAACGCGCCTGAGATCGTCGAGCAGCTCGTGGCGGGGCCACCGCTCATCGGACCGAGCGGTTCGCCGGTGACGAGCGCCTGGATCAACAAGCTGGGCATCGCTGCGTCGACCGACGACCCCGACGGCTCCTGGCAGCTCGTCGAGCACATGCTGTCCCGCGCGAACGTGGAACAGCTCGACGCGCTCTTCGGCGGGCTCCCCGCTCGCAGCGACCTCACAGACGCCGAGTACCTCACGGACACGCCGCCGGGGTTCATCGAGGCCGCGGAGCACATCGTGCCGCAGCCGGCGCACCCGAACATGCTCCAGATCGCACCAGAGATCAACACCGCCATGCAGGACGCGATCCGCAACCCCGACGACGTCGAACGCGTGCTCGCCGACCTGGACGCCACGATCGACGAGATCAATGGCGTCTGA
- a CDS encoding glycoside hydrolase family 76 protein: protein MTTTAALTFRRVAPGEWPGRADVAQLSLSELWWAPWPQLLHNTHPTSAAEDERVFNYWWLAHVIDVQVDAYLRTGDGAWLDAARDTASNIRTRNGDSLFNDYFDDMLWYALALLRVAEATPPGAAGGGHDGVMRDVVALWDHVLEHGWTDVHGESVSWRTQQPDYKNTPANGPFIILGARLARVTGDATYLTWAQRSMDWLEAHLVGDDGFVEDGLGREGGDVVDTHWRFTYNQGLYIGACVELARAARRGAGSEERAQEDRDRRAAAWLDKAERTALTSIRELATDGVFRREGNLAPDDVPEADGGDVGLFKGIWYRYAAQLLAERDVPGVAAFVRSSTDALWAHARIPAPTPSREEVGATARGSLRNGERISAAAASAGAPGELLRAGDDWTRPAPPTVGYSTQLSAVMALEVRALLEA, encoded by the coding sequence ATGACGACGACGGCGGCGCTCACCTTTCGGCGGGTGGCACCTGGGGAGTGGCCGGGGCGTGCGGACGTGGCGCAGCTGAGCCTGTCCGAGCTGTGGTGGGCGCCCTGGCCCCAGCTGCTGCACAACACGCACCCGACGAGCGCCGCCGAGGACGAACGGGTCTTCAACTACTGGTGGCTGGCTCACGTGATCGACGTGCAGGTGGACGCGTACCTGCGCACCGGCGACGGCGCGTGGCTCGACGCCGCCCGGGATACGGCGTCGAACATCCGGACGCGCAACGGCGACAGCCTGTTCAACGACTACTTCGACGACATGCTCTGGTACGCGCTCGCGCTGCTCCGGGTGGCGGAGGCGACGCCGCCCGGAGCGGCGGGCGGCGGGCACGACGGCGTCATGCGCGACGTCGTCGCGCTGTGGGACCACGTGCTGGAGCACGGCTGGACCGACGTGCACGGGGAGTCGGTGAGCTGGCGCACGCAGCAGCCGGACTACAAGAACACGCCGGCCAACGGGCCGTTCATCATCCTCGGGGCCAGGCTCGCCCGCGTCACGGGTGACGCGACGTACCTGACGTGGGCGCAGCGGTCGATGGACTGGCTCGAGGCGCACCTCGTGGGTGACGACGGGTTCGTGGAGGACGGGCTCGGGCGGGAGGGCGGCGACGTCGTCGACACCCACTGGCGCTTCACGTACAACCAGGGGCTGTACATCGGGGCGTGCGTGGAGCTCGCCCGGGCGGCACGGCGAGGCGCCGGCAGTGAGGAACGAGCGCAGGAGGACCGCGACCGACGAGCGGCTGCGTGGCTCGACAAGGCGGAGCGCACGGCGCTGACGTCGATCCGCGAGCTCGCGACCGACGGCGTCTTCCGCCGCGAGGGCAACCTCGCGCCGGACGACGTGCCGGAGGCCGACGGCGGCGACGTCGGGCTCTTCAAGGGGATCTGGTACCGGTACGCGGCGCAGCTGCTGGCCGAGCGGGACGTGCCGGGGGTGGCGGCGTTCGTGCGCTCCAGCACAGACGCGCTCTGGGCGCATGCCCGGATCCCGGCCCCCACTCCTTCGCGAGAGGAAGTTGGTGCCACCGCGAGAGGAAGTTTGCGCAACGGCGAGAGGATCTCTGCGGCCGCCGCCTCGGCCGGGGCTCCCGGCGAGCTCCTCCGGGCCGGGGACGACTGGACCCGGCCCGCGCCGCCGACGGTCGGCTACTCCACGCAGCTCAGCGCCGTGATGGCGCTGGAGGTGCGTGCGCTCCTCGAGGCGTGA
- a CDS encoding sulfatase, translating into MTASNEQVRVPEPDRPNIVLVVVDDLGWRDLGCFGSTFYETPHIDALAASGTRFTHSYAAAPVCSPTRASLLTGKYPARVGVTNWIGGHAIGALRDVPYFHGLPQDEYALARALRAGGYRTWHVGKWHLGGGRHLPEHHGFDLNVGGSASGSPVSYYAPYGIGALEDAPDGEFLTDRLTDVAVDLVRSSDDAPFLLNLWHYAVHTPIEAPAHLVEKYRHKAETLGLPTHGPDAVEAGEHMPARHLRSERVRRRRIQSDPTYAAMLETLDGAVGRLVTALRDVGKLDDTLIVFTSDNGGLSTAEGSPTCNAPLSEGKGWMADGGTRVPTIVSWPGRVPAGARSDLPFTSPDFYPTLLAAAGLTQLPEQHVDGVNLWPAWQGAPLDRGPIFWHYPHYSNQGGAPSAAVRDGRWKLVRHFGIEHDELFDVVADVSESHDVSGRRRDVVARLSVTLDSWLADVGALIPRRTTPPPDTFDRPQ; encoded by the coding sequence ATGACGGCGTCGAACGAGCAGGTGCGCGTACCCGAGCCGGACCGCCCCAACATCGTGCTGGTGGTCGTGGACGACCTGGGGTGGCGGGACCTCGGCTGCTTCGGCTCGACGTTCTACGAGACGCCGCACATCGACGCGCTGGCCGCGAGCGGTACGCGGTTCACCCACTCCTACGCGGCGGCTCCCGTCTGCTCGCCCACGCGCGCGAGTCTCCTCACCGGGAAGTACCCGGCCCGCGTCGGCGTGACGAACTGGATCGGCGGGCACGCCATCGGAGCGCTCAGGGACGTCCCGTACTTCCACGGGCTCCCCCAGGACGAGTACGCACTGGCACGAGCTCTCAGGGCGGGTGGCTACCGCACCTGGCACGTCGGCAAGTGGCATCTCGGCGGCGGCCGCCACCTGCCGGAGCACCACGGGTTCGACCTCAACGTCGGCGGCTCGGCGAGCGGCTCCCCGGTCAGCTACTACGCGCCCTACGGTATCGGCGCGCTCGAGGACGCACCCGACGGCGAGTTCCTCACGGACCGCCTGACGGACGTGGCCGTCGACCTCGTGCGGAGCAGCGACGACGCCCCGTTCCTCCTCAACCTGTGGCACTACGCGGTGCACACGCCGATCGAGGCGCCCGCGCACCTCGTCGAGAAGTACCGGCACAAGGCCGAGACCCTCGGCCTGCCCACCCACGGGCCTGACGCCGTCGAGGCGGGCGAGCACATGCCCGCCCGGCACCTGCGGTCCGAACGGGTGCGCCGTCGTCGCATCCAGTCGGACCCCACGTACGCGGCGATGCTGGAGACGCTCGACGGCGCCGTCGGCCGCCTCGTGACCGCACTCCGGGACGTCGGGAAGCTCGACGACACACTGATCGTCTTCACGTCGGACAACGGCGGCCTCTCCACGGCTGAGGGCTCACCCACGTGCAACGCGCCCCTCAGCGAGGGCAAGGGCTGGATGGCCGACGGCGGAACCCGCGTACCGACGATCGTCTCCTGGCCCGGCCGGGTCCCCGCCGGCGCACGGTCCGACCTGCCCTTCACGTCACCGGACTTCTACCCGACGCTGCTTGCTGCTGCCGGGCTCACCCAGCTACCCGAGCAGCACGTCGACGGCGTGAACCTGTGGCCGGCGTGGCAGGGCGCACCACTGGACCGCGGCCCGATCTTCTGGCACTACCCGCACTACTCGAACCAGGGCGGCGCACCGTCGGCAGCCGTCCGGGACGGCCGCTGGAAGCTCGTGCGCCACTTCGGGATCGAGCACGACGAGCTGTTCGACGTCGTCGCCGACGTGTCGGAAAGCCACGACGTCAGCGGCCGGCGCCGCGACGTCGTCGCCCGGCTGTCGGTGACGCTCGACTCCTGGCTCGCCGACGTCGGTGCGCTGATCCCGCGTCGTACGACGCCGCCGCCCGACACGTTCGACAGACCGCAGTAG
- a CDS encoding carbohydrate ABC transporter permease, translated as MSAQPAPSNPLVTTTSRARAAGGAASSPPLPMNARRRTPSSRVRALVWWVAVVVVSVLTVFPLLWTLITSLKPAGDILSGALELIPRVVTLENYQRAVTEVPFGRYFVNSLVLAVAGVIANLFFGSLAGYAFAKLKFRGKKALFATLLSSLMIPGIVTMVPSFLVLRAFPLAGGNNILGQGGVGFLNTYWAIILPGAAGAFAVFFMRQFFSTIPDELGEAARIDGASEFRIFAQVYLPLAKAGAAVLGILTFQAGWNNFMWPLIVLNVQEMWTVQVGLASFMTDYATDYGPLMAGTVIASLPVLLLFVFAQRYIIEGVAHVNAR; from the coding sequence ATGAGCGCGCAACCCGCTCCCAGCAACCCGCTCGTCACGACGACGTCGCGTGCGCGGGCGGCCGGCGGTGCCGCCTCCTCGCCGCCTCTGCCCATGAATGCCCGACGGCGCACGCCGAGCAGCCGGGTCCGCGCACTCGTGTGGTGGGTCGCCGTCGTCGTCGTGTCGGTCCTCACGGTCTTCCCGCTGCTGTGGACGCTCATCACGTCCCTGAAGCCGGCGGGCGACATCCTCTCCGGCGCTCTGGAGCTCATCCCGCGCGTCGTCACGCTCGAGAACTATCAGCGCGCCGTCACGGAGGTCCCGTTCGGCAGGTACTTCGTGAACTCGCTCGTGCTCGCGGTGGCGGGCGTGATCGCGAACCTGTTCTTCGGCTCGCTCGCCGGGTACGCGTTCGCGAAGCTGAAGTTCCGCGGGAAGAAGGCGCTCTTCGCGACCCTGCTCTCCTCGCTCATGATCCCCGGGATCGTGACGATGGTGCCGTCGTTCCTCGTGCTGCGGGCGTTCCCGCTGGCGGGCGGCAACAACATCCTCGGCCAGGGCGGCGTCGGCTTCCTCAACACCTACTGGGCGATCATCCTGCCCGGCGCGGCAGGCGCCTTCGCCGTCTTCTTCATGCGGCAGTTCTTCTCGACGATCCCCGACGAGCTCGGCGAGGCCGCGCGTATCGACGGCGCCTCGGAGTTCCGGATCTTCGCCCAGGTGTACCTGCCGCTGGCGAAGGCCGGAGCCGCCGTCCTCGGCATCCTCACCTTCCAGGCGGGCTGGAACAACTTCATGTGGCCGCTGATCGTGCTGAACGTCCAGGAGATGTGGACGGTGCAGGTGGGCCTGGCGTCGTTCATGACCGACTACGCGACCGACTACGGGCCCCTCATGGCCGGCACCGTGATCGCCAGCCTCCCGGTCCTGCTGCTGTTCGTGTTCGCCCAGCGCTACATCATCGAGGGAGTGGCACATGTCAACGCGCGTTAG
- a CDS encoding ABC transporter substrate-binding protein, translating into MSTRVSRRTVLGALAAGGAGAGLLAACGAPNQPQFAASGARILTMWGGWAGDQAGQIQTQLDAFNASQGDYEFRYVPQGAMEQKLLTGIAGGNIPDLVLWDRWQTAKYARRGALQSIDAWAERDGFDLNAFFPESMREMQVEGETFGLPLLVDARSIFYNRAHLDEAGIAPPTTWDELADAAEALTTREGGALKRAGFEIQDVGLFSMYMYQAGGEMLDASFTRTAFDAPEGLDVLSFWDELLHERQVYELGFSDGIDAFAQGIVSIKYDGPWQLPTWDAVEGLEYGIVPAVAGPRGDQGAGLGGFGLIIPTGAPDPEGAWELMKWWAGESANNVAFSEISGWIPANVEAANDPYFVADERFAPLVETISVARIRPPVPGYSDVEGLALIPALQQVMSGTLSGEAALAQAREQGDRILEANR; encoded by the coding sequence ATGTCAACGCGCGTTAGTCGAAGGACGGTCCTCGGTGCGCTCGCCGCCGGGGGAGCCGGCGCCGGTCTCCTCGCCGCGTGCGGGGCGCCCAACCAGCCGCAGTTCGCGGCCTCCGGAGCGCGCATCCTCACCATGTGGGGCGGCTGGGCCGGCGATCAGGCGGGGCAGATCCAGACGCAGCTCGACGCGTTCAACGCCTCGCAGGGCGACTACGAGTTCCGGTACGTCCCGCAGGGCGCGATGGAGCAGAAGCTCCTCACGGGCATCGCTGGCGGGAACATCCCCGACCTCGTGCTCTGGGACCGTTGGCAGACGGCGAAGTACGCCCGGCGGGGTGCGCTGCAGTCGATCGACGCGTGGGCGGAGCGCGACGGGTTCGACCTCAACGCGTTCTTCCCGGAGTCGATGCGCGAGATGCAGGTCGAGGGCGAGACGTTCGGCCTGCCGCTGCTCGTGGACGCTCGCTCGATCTTCTACAACCGCGCGCACCTCGACGAGGCGGGCATCGCGCCACCGACCACGTGGGACGAGCTGGCCGACGCCGCTGAGGCGCTGACGACCCGGGAGGGCGGCGCGCTGAAGCGGGCCGGGTTCGAGATCCAGGACGTCGGGCTGTTCAGCATGTACATGTACCAGGCGGGCGGCGAGATGCTGGACGCCTCGTTCACGCGCACGGCGTTCGACGCGCCGGAGGGGCTGGACGTCCTGAGCTTCTGGGACGAGCTGCTCCACGAGCGTCAGGTGTACGAGCTCGGGTTCTCCGACGGGATCGACGCCTTCGCGCAGGGGATCGTCTCGATCAAGTACGACGGGCCGTGGCAGCTCCCCACCTGGGACGCTGTCGAGGGTCTCGAGTACGGGATCGTGCCGGCCGTGGCCGGGCCTCGCGGCGACCAGGGCGCCGGTCTCGGCGGCTTCGGGCTCATCATCCCGACCGGCGCGCCGGACCCCGAGGGTGCGTGGGAGCTCATGAAGTGGTGGGCGGGGGAGTCGGCGAACAACGTGGCGTTCAGCGAGATCAGCGGCTGGATCCCGGCCAACGTCGAGGCCGCGAACGATCCCTACTTCGTGGCCGACGAACGCTTCGCGCCGCTCGTGGAGACCATCTCCGTGGCACGGATCCGCCCACCCGTGCCCGGCTACTCCGACGTCGAGGGTCTCGCGCTCATCCCCGCCCTGCAGCAGGTGATGTCCGGGACCCTCTCGGGCGAGGCGGCGCTCGCGCAGGCGCGAGAGCAAGGCGACCGGATCCTGGAGGCCAATCGATGA
- a CDS encoding carbohydrate ABC transporter permease — protein sequence MASEVHSSSTLDLRRRRAAIALAAPGFGLIWLTILVPLAVAVGLSLTRYDLINPPQFVGLDNYRSVLADDVFWTAVGNTVEFALGQVGIGIVVAMFVAVLFNRALHGGPLMRTLVYLPQGASYVVVALVWTLLFDPVAGPFSQLSEAVRGEPIHFLTDIDLAMPSIIAMSLWRNLGYFMIILLAALQAVPRELLEAAEVDGAGPVRRFAHVTLPQIRSATVFVLITWFLGALQMFTQAYVMTGGGPVNATRTIVYLMYQEAFSGLAFGKASAIAVLLFGTVAVVAGAARLVGYRQASARRSA from the coding sequence ATGGCGTCTGAGGTCCACTCCTCGAGCACACTCGACCTCCGGCGTCGCCGTGCCGCGATCGCCCTCGCGGCACCAGGGTTCGGCCTCATCTGGCTGACGATCCTCGTCCCCCTCGCGGTGGCCGTCGGCCTGAGCCTCACGCGCTACGACCTCATCAATCCGCCCCAGTTCGTCGGCCTGGACAACTACCGGAGCGTCCTCGCCGACGACGTGTTCTGGACCGCCGTCGGAAACACCGTCGAGTTCGCCCTCGGCCAGGTCGGCATCGGCATCGTCGTCGCGATGTTCGTGGCTGTGCTCTTCAACCGGGCGTTGCACGGCGGGCCACTGATGCGCACGCTGGTGTACCTCCCGCAGGGGGCGTCCTACGTCGTCGTCGCCCTCGTGTGGACACTGCTCTTCGACCCGGTCGCGGGGCCGTTCAGCCAGCTGAGCGAGGCCGTGCGGGGCGAGCCGATCCACTTCCTCACCGACATCGACCTCGCGATGCCGTCGATCATCGCGATGAGCCTGTGGCGCAACCTCGGGTACTTCATGATCATCCTGCTCGCGGCGCTCCAGGCCGTCCCTCGGGAGCTGCTCGAGGCGGCGGAGGTCGACGGCGCGGGTCCCGTCCGGCGTTTCGCCCACGTGACGCTCCCCCAGATCCGTTCCGCGACGGTGTTCGTCCTCATCACCTGGTTCCTCGGTGCGCTCCAGATGTTCACGCAGGCCTACGTGATGACGGGCGGCGGACCCGTGAACGCGACCCGCACGATCGTGTACCTGATGTACCAGGAGGCCTTCAGCGGCCTCGCCTTCGGCAAGGCCTCGGCGATCGCCGTGCTGCTCTTCGGCACCGTCGCGGTCGTCGCCGGGGCTGCCCGCCTCGTCGGCTACCGCCAGGCGAGCGCGCGGAGGTCCGCATGA